DNA sequence from the Fibrobacter sp. UBA4297 genome:
GCAGGGCGCAACTGGAGTCTTGGCGGTGGGCTAGACGGTAACGGCTATTATGCAGGTCGCCTGGACATTTTCAACAACGTGGTCTATAACTGGAAAAGCCGCGTGACCGATGGCGGAGCGCACGAAGTAAACTTTGTCGGGAACTACTACAAGGAAGGCGCAGGCACAGCTCTTCACGGCTATACGTTGCGCGCCCAATTTGAAGGAACTGGCAAAGGTTCGCAAGCTTACTATTACCACAACAACATTTTGCAAGCCGCAAACGGTTCATTCACTTGCAATGGGAACAACGACAACTGCGGACGCGAATACACACTGAGCGGCGGGCAAGTTCTCGATTGGGAACCATGGAACAGCAAACCTTTCTTCGCCTCTTACGCCACCGTACAAAGCGCATCGGCAGCTTACAAGGACGTGCTGAGCGATGTAGGCCAAACAATGCCCATTCTCGACAATCATGACCAGCGCATGATCAGGGAAACTAAAAACGGAACTTACAGCGTCGTGGGTTCTGTCGGCAAAACCAAAGGAATTCCCGACCGCGAAACGGACGCAATTGACACAGCGAATATCAAGGGCTGGGAACCGTATCCGAGCACAAGCTGGGCAAACGATTACGACTCCGATCTCGATGGTCTCCCGGACTGGTGGGAAAATATGTACGGTTACAATCCGAAATCCAAGAGCGGTGACTTTAGCGACGCAAACAAAGACCGATTGGGTGACGGCTGGACTGAACTCGAACGTTATCTTGAATGGATGGCCCGCGCCCACTATACTTTTGCAAAAGGTGAAACCCAAGTCATTGACCTTGCTCAATTTACCAAGGGCTACGACAACGGCTTCTATACCGTGAACACCCCAACAGACGTGACTGCGACCGTGAGCGGTTCCAAGCTTACCGTAAAACTCGCCAACAACTTCGGTGGCGTGGGCTACATCAAATTTACGCTCAAGGACAACGCTGGCGACACCTTTAGCCGCTACATCGGCGTGACGCAACAGCTCGCAATATCAACTATTGTTGCAGGAGACTCCACAGAAGTCGGTGATTCAACAACTACCGCAATTATGAATCGACAAGCGGCAAACCGCAATGATTTACGTCTGTTCCCCCGCAAACAAGGTTTCCACGACCTGAAAGGGCGTCACTTCGAAAAGCAAATTCCATACAGAGTAATGTTTTAAATATTCTCATCAACCTAACCAAAACACCTCGGCGAACGCCGAGGTGTTTCGTTGTAGGATTTGATAGAGAGAAAAAATTATTTTCCGCCAACAGGGAACAGCGCAAATTGCAACTGAAAAACTTTATCTGAATTCTTATCTTCTTCGGCGATGAGCGCAATTTCCTTGCGGAAGGCGTTGATGCGCTCCACGATGCGTTCGTAACCTTCCTGGCTAATGCCTAGCGTAAGCCCAGAAACATGACGCGAACCCGGCGGGTCGCGATCAATAGAATCCGCAGCAAGCTTTAGACAATGCTGGTGGAAACCGCGCAGCGCAAGTTTTGACGTGCGGTCCCCCGTGCTAATCGCGCTCTCGGTGAGCACGTATTTGCCGTCATCCCCTTTCTTGATAAGTTCACAGTCTTCGAGCAACCTGACCGATTTTTTTGCCTCGTCCGCCGTCACATGCGGGTGGACCATTTTCGCAAGCGCTTCATAATCGCCGTCAAAACCGAACATGCCGATAAGACTGCGAATAATCAGGTGCCGCCAATGCGAATACACCATGTACTGCGCATGCCCGAGAATATGCTGTTTCTCGGAAAAACGCACCACCTTGAGCGCCGCCTGCATTTCTTCAAACGCAGCATTGCGCCCCTCCATCGTATCCGCCTGATTGAACTTCACAAGCCCAATAAAAAACTCGGTCTCGTGCTTACCCAGGCGCAGCCCAGAAGCCACTTTCGGG
Encoded proteins:
- a CDS encoding TIGR02147 family protein, with protein sequence MGEKKLGKKIFEYLDYREFLKDYYSAKKEANPAFSLRVFSDKIGFKAKDFISRVMNGDKNLSSASIPKVASGLRLGKHETEFFIGLVKFNQADTMEGRNAAFEEMQAALKVVRFSEKQHILGHAQYMVYSHWRHLIIRSLIGMFGFDGDYEALAKMVHPHVTADEAKKSVRLLEDCELIKKGDDGKYVLTESAISTGDRTSKLALRGFHQHCLKLAADSIDRDPPGSRHVSGLTLGISQEGYERIVERINAFRKEIALIAEEDKNSDKVFQLQFALFPVGGK